The Bradyrhizobium sp. WSM471 genome includes the window GCGGCGACATAGGCTCCGGGGTCGCGGCAGCGCCCGGCTTCCTCCACCACCACGCCGAACGTGTAGCGTGGATGCAAATCGGGCTCGCGCTGACGCATCTCGTCGGCCGAAAGCTCCAACCAGTCGACGCCGACGCGCTTGCGCACGCGCCAGCCGAGATCATTGTCGAAATTGCCGCGTGACGGGAAGACATGCATCACGCCGTTACGCTCGATCAATTCAGGGACGCCCGCCTCTTCCGCAAGCTTCCTGTGCAGCAGCGGCGCGTCCTTCAGGAGATCGCGCAGCGCAACGGCCGTCGTCTCGACCCGCGCCTCGGTCCAGCCCGAGAGCAGATATTTGATCAACCAGGGCAGCGCCTTCGGCAGATAAGACCAGCGGATCGCGAGCGGTCCGAGCGGATCCATGAGATAACCGGGCACCTTCTTCCAGACGCCGGGCTCGGCCGGCGGGATCACCGAATGCGAGGAGAGCCAGCCGGCATTGCCGTAGCTCGCCGCCTGTTCGCCACCGGGCTCGCCCGGATCGATCAGCGTGACGCGATGGCCCTCGCGTAGCGCCTCGATCGCGCTGATCACGCCGACCGCGCCGGCTCCGATGATGGCGACGTGGCGGCTTTGCGGCATCGGCTATGCTTTCACCGCAGGGGCAAAGTCCTTGCCGACCGACATCGCCCGCGGATCGATGATGCAGTGGAGGATCGACGGCTTGCCCGAGGCGAGCGCACGCTCGAAGGCCGGCGCGAACTCTTCGGTGCGCTCGACGCGCTCGCCATGGCCCCCGAACGCTTTTGCGTACATCGCGAAATCCGGGTTCTTGAGCTGGGTGCCGACCACGCGACCGGGATAGTCGCGCTCCTGGTGCATGCGGATGGTACCGTATTGCGCATTGTCGACGACGACGACGACGAGGGCTGCGTCGTACTGCACGGCAGTCGCGAATTCCTGCCCGTTCATCAGGAAGCAGCCGTCGCCGGCGAAGGCTATGACGGTACGGTCCGGATACTGTCGCTTCGCAAGCACCGCGGCCGGCACGCCGTAGCCCATCGAGCCCGACGTCGGTGCAAGCTGTGAAGCAAAGCTGTGGAAGCGGTGATGACGATGGATCCAGCCGGCATAGTTGCCGGCGCCGTTGCAGACGATCGCGTCCTTGGGCAGGCGATCGCGCAGCCAGGTCATGACCTGGCCGTACTGGAACGTGCCCGGCAGCTCGCGCGCTTTGTCGGTCCAGGCGAGATAGTCGGCATGCGCCTTGGCGGCCTCGCCCTTCCAGGCGACTGCGCCGGCGGGCTTCAGCGTCTCGACCGCGGCCGCGAACGCGGCGGGCGTGGCCTGGATCGCAAGCTCCGGCTGGTAGATGCGGCCGAGCTCTTCGGAGCCGGGATGAACGTGGATCAGCTTCTGCCGCGGCGTCGGAATGTCGAGCAGCGTGTAGGATGAGGACGGCATCTCCGACATGCGGCCGCCGATGAGAAGAATGACATCGGCGCCGTCGATGCGCGCTTTCAGACCCGGGCTCGGGCCGATGCCGAGATCGCCGGCATAATGCGAGTGATCGGCGTCGATCAGCGACGCGCGGCGGAACGAGGTCGCGACCGGCAGGTCGAACCGCTCGGCAAAGCGCGCGATGCTCCGGGTCGCTTCATCGGTCCAGCGCGAGCCGCCGAGAATGATGAGCGGTGCTTTGGCGCTCGCAAGCATGGCGCCAACGCGCTCGATATCTGCGGGCGCCGGCCAGCTCACCGCCGGCTCGATCCGCATGGCGTCCGCAACGGCAGCAGTTTCAGTCAGCATGTTCTCGGGCAGCGAGATCACCACGGGGCCGGGACGGCCCTGCATGGCGACGCGGAAGGCGCGCGCGACCAGCTCCGGAATCCGGTCGGGACGATCGATCTCGACCGCCCATTTCGCCATGGTGCCGAACACCGCCTTGTAGTCGAGCTCCTGAAACGCCTCGCGCTCGCGCATGCCGGTGTCGACCTGACCGACGAACAGGATCATCGGGGTGGAATCCTGCATCGCGATGTGGACGCCGTGGCTGGCATTGGTGGCGCCGGGGCCGCGGGTGACGAAGCAGATGCCGGGACGGCCAGTGAGCTTGCCATAGGCCTCCGCCATCATCGCAGCACCGCCCTCGGCGCGGCAGATCATGACGTCGATCGGGCTGTCGTGCAGCGCATCGAGCGCCGCAAGGTAGCTCTCGCCCGGCACGCAGGTGACGCGCTCGACGCCTTGCGCGACGAGCTGATCGATCAGGATCTGGCCCCCGGTGCGGGTGTTGCGAATGGTCATGACGGCTCCCTCAAGGCTTTGGCGATGCGTTTCGCAGCTTCGCGAAACTATTGCTCGGGGCTGGCGTAGGACAGGCCGAGAGGGCGCGCAAGATCGAAAGGCTTCTCGCACCCTGCGCAGGCGTCATGCCCGCCCCTGCTGGTTGCACTGCAGCCCATTCGCGGTGATGCGAAGCGCCGCGCCGCGATCGACCGGCTCTATCCGAAGCTCGGCGCGATGGCCGCGTGCTATTGATGCTCGATCGCGCGGATCGCGCCACGGAGCTCGGCCAGGCCGCGGAGGCGACCGATCGCGGTGTAACCCGGATTGGTGCGCTTGGTGGCGGCGAGATCGTCCAGCATGCGGTGGCCGTGATCGGGCCGGAACACGATCTGCCGGTCGGGCGAACGCCGCGCGTTCTCTTTCAGCAGCGCCTTCAGCACCGCGACCATGTCGACGTCACCGTCGAGATGATCTGACTCGTAGAAGGACAGGCCATCCGCTTCGCGCTTGGTCGCCCGCAGATGCGCAAAGGCAATGCGCGGACCGAAGCGTTCGGCCATCGCGGGCAGGTTGTTCTCGGCGCGCACGCCCAGCGACCCCGTGCACAGGCAGATACCATTCGCCTTTGACGGCACGGCATCGAACAACGCCTGATAGTCATCGGCGCTGGACGCGACGCGCGGCAGGCCGAACAGCGGGCGCGGCGGGTCGTCCGGATGCAGTGTCAATGAGACCCCAAGCTGCTCGGCGACGGGTGTGACGCGGCCCAAGAACTCGGCGAGATGCTGCCGCAGGATTTTTGGCGTGACGTCGCGATACGTTGCGAGCCGGTCGCGGAATTGCGGGATCGTCATCGGCTCGGTGGTCGAGCCCGGCAGTGCGCTGGCGATCACCATGACGAGGTAATCGATATCGGCTTGGCTCATCCGGTCGAACAGCTTTTTCGCGCGGGCCTGCTGCTCGGGTGAGTATTCCTGGATAGCGGCAGGGCGCTTCAGGATGTGCAGCTCGAAGGCCGCGAAACGGTCTTGGTCGAAGCGCATGGCACGGGCGCCGTTCGGCAGCTCCCATTCGAGATCGGTGCGGCACCAATCCACGACGGGCATGAAGTTGTAGCAGATGATCTTGATGCCGGAAGCGGCAACCGCCTCCAGGCTGGCGATCCACGTCTCGATCGAGCGCGTCGCTTTAGCCCCGAGACGCTTGACATCGTCGGGGATCGGAATCGATTCCACCACCGACCAGGTCAGCTGCGAACGGCCGGGCTGGCCGCGCTCGATGAAGTTCTTGCGCTCCTCGACCGCCTTTCGTGTCCAGGGTTCGCCGATCGGCACCTGATGCAGCGCCGAGACGATATCGCTCGCGCCGGCCTGCCTGACATCATCCAGCGACACAGGGTCATCGGGCCCGTACCAGCGCCATCCCTCGAGCATCATAAGAATTCTCCCGGATCAGTTCGCGGTCAGCACGACCTTGACGCTCTGCGAGCGGTCGAGCGCCAGCCGCAGCGCGTCCGGCGCGGTGGACAGCGGCCGCTCGGCGGTGACCAGTGACAGCACGTCGACGCTGCCGTCCGCAATCAGCTCCACCGCCGTCATGAACTCGAGCCCGAAGCGGAATGAGCCGCGCAGGTCGATCTCCTTGGCCATCACCGCATTGGCCGGTACCGGAATCTGGCCACCCGGCAGATTGCCGATCTGCACCACCACGCCGCCGCGCCTGACGATGCCGATCGCACTGGCAAGTCCTGCAGCCGTGCCCGAGACTTCGAAAGCGACATCGTAGGGGCGCGACGCGGCCTGTGTCTTCAGGCCTTCCTCGCCGGCTGCGACATTTTCGACGTGAGAGGCGCCTAGCCGGGTCGCAAAAGCCAGCGGCGCTGGCGCGATGTCGGCCACCGTGATGTCGGTCATGCCGGCGCGGCGCGCGGCGAGCATGGTCAGAAGCCCGATCGGACCGGCGCCGAAGATGATGCCGCGCTTGCCTTCGATGTTGCCGGCACGCGCCACCGCGTGCAGGCAGACCGCGAGCGGCTCGGCGAGCGCCGCCGCCTGATAGGACACGTGATCGGGAATCTTCACGCACTGCGCGGGAATCGCGTCGAAATAGTTGGCAAAGCCGCCCTGCATGTGCGGCGTCTT containing:
- a CDS encoding thiamine pyrophosphate-binding protein; this encodes MTIRNTRTGGQILIDQLVAQGVERVTCVPGESYLAALDALHDSPIDVMICRAEGGAAMMAEAYGKLTGRPGICFVTRGPGATNASHGVHIAMQDSTPMILFVGQVDTGMREREAFQELDYKAVFGTMAKWAVEIDRPDRIPELVARAFRVAMQGRPGPVVISLPENMLTETAAVADAMRIEPAVSWPAPADIERVGAMLASAKAPLIILGGSRWTDEATRSIARFAERFDLPVATSFRRASLIDADHSHYAGDLGIGPSPGLKARIDGADVILLIGGRMSEMPSSSYTLLDIPTPRQKLIHVHPGSEELGRIYQPELAIQATPAAFAAAVETLKPAGAVAWKGEAAKAHADYLAWTDKARELPGTFQYGQVMTWLRDRLPKDAIVCNGAGNYAGWIHRHHRFHSFASQLAPTSGSMGYGVPAAVLAKRQYPDRTVIAFAGDGCFLMNGQEFATAVQYDAALVVVVVDNAQYGTIRMHQERDYPGRVVGTQLKNPDFAMYAKAFGGHGERVERTEEFAPAFERALASGKPSILHCIIDPRAMSVGKDFAPAVKA
- the uxuA gene encoding mannonate dehydratase — encoded protein: MMLEGWRWYGPDDPVSLDDVRQAGASDIVSALHQVPIGEPWTRKAVEERKNFIERGQPGRSQLTWSVVESIPIPDDVKRLGAKATRSIETWIASLEAVAASGIKIICYNFMPVVDWCRTDLEWELPNGARAMRFDQDRFAAFELHILKRPAAIQEYSPEQQARAKKLFDRMSQADIDYLVMVIASALPGSTTEPMTIPQFRDRLATYRDVTPKILRQHLAEFLGRVTPVAEQLGVSLTLHPDDPPRPLFGLPRVASSADDYQALFDAVPSKANGICLCTGSLGVRAENNLPAMAERFGPRIAFAHLRATKREADGLSFYESDHLDGDVDMVAVLKALLKENARRSPDRQIVFRPDHGHRMLDDLAATKRTNPGYTAIGRLRGLAELRGAIRAIEHQ
- a CDS encoding L-idonate 5-dehydrogenase, with the protein product MTTTALAATLFGPEDLRMVEHPLDKLAEGMVRIRFGAGGICGSDMHYFRHARTGDFVVKSPLVLGHEISGEVVEIAGSAANLKLGDRVAVNPSRWCGHCGACRQGRQNLCENIYFMGSASKTPHMQGGFANYFDAIPAQCVKIPDHVSYQAAALAEPLAVCLHAVARAGNIEGKRGIIFGAGPIGLLTMLAARRAGMTDITVADIAPAPLAFATRLGASHVENVAAGEEGLKTQAASRPYDVAFEVSGTAAGLASAIGIVRRGGVVVQIGNLPGGQIPVPANAVMAKEIDLRGSFRFGLEFMTAVELIADGSVDVLSLVTAERPLSTAPDALRLALDRSQSVKVVLTAN